The proteins below come from a single Plasmodium sp. gorilla clade G2 genome assembly, chromosome: 13 genomic window:
- a CDS encoding ubiquitin-activating enzyme: MNILCIHIYSFIACLLLCHINQVFTLKVLNYNNINFHKNNSFSIPLYNNLFPQEKKKKRNVLLHIYKPKGGVFNERSNYSGANVKLNKINRNITRRIANIQNVLRKEEQKERHIINDKKESNNEESINKGEKNVIKKENVDNFLYEGDNKEEDVFNSNVNILENEKKYSRQIYTHGYNEEKKIRGSKILIIGLDGISCEICKNLSLCGVREIGIYDNNLLTYEDIDNLYLCNKKLVNEEIKSISCIDNIQILNDNCKIKAITTNLYDDMLNYDIVVSVNQKKNFNIKLNNYCRKNKKKFICVNTCGLFGRAFIDYGDFSYTNNIDTNTTYDNINNNNINNNDNINNINYNNNNNNYGDVYKINKIEFLNNNVIVLSYLPFYNIQLNEGDNVILHLNNNAGKNLQLNNFIIDRICRKNHKIYLSISINKFNNSNFKIFNHAFLPSFFTNWLFPFFFNSFLYTFILNLLSYVFKFNKKKKFLYNYYSHFYYVKNFVQENKLNYSISLIKLPEQFRLKYLSLEEHMEKRKKKKKKKYGYILYRYIIKNKLKFIKEKIRYLIIYIYRKLYGIRKKAYEYKDMDDLKDDLKDDLKDELKDEEICFMIYDEIMKDKKNKELSDDDIKKFTYLCKKEKKDISNEIINQFCSCAHIELSPFSFFWGALISQQILKGITHKFKPIHQMFYYDRRDLFPFSNISKMYYGKHMHEKNFFGKEYHDFLKKLNILLIGSGALGCEFLKLLAISGVSSNMDNKKENQIYNNNNNNNNNNNNKYKKSQDFKKIKNDDKLDNTSNLLYTNKNNTNTSVPMNIIPEKNHGVLQNIKNNISGCVQVVDYDYIEESNLSRQFLFRTKDINKLKCEIACENIKMINEDINCDFLKMKVDETIFDNKDLLLKGYSIFRNKNNKIDQKEEEKKKNILYLQENPLICILCLDNLKSRILMDKFCLLNSIPLIESGIEGLKASSQIVYPFCSETYSSDSNNTSSSNLYDDEKSNSCTITSFPRNHKHIIEFAKSVYNNMFYENVIKMNTFINDPLYYLGELCKYENISDTNNLLHFFKLTKLFFHNNLHSNIEILWNNIFVQNILNLLKNSKEEEIVQYFDSLNKLPEPIYFNHNNKYHVNFFKYAMKNYKKVFKKIMKIKKEMIQDIFYYKKEDILNLIEKSDPSKSFENIITTLIEKNNIHMDVRKIFYFLDVIKKNANMQVYELLKKELLELFNNPVFLLSLKYVHNKKLARNIMNENTRSDTTLNSKSDMDLDDTIKKMDVNIINRDETIQMNNPTKKNIIKNYSNNKSNDVNVDVDVDVDVDLFCPLIYNLQNNKDDINFIYSLSNIRCENYHFKKLNIFDFLRISNNIIPSIVTIVSMISSLTFLEMYKVVFFLLNKNKKLKNDISTSYKQKCNNKEESISQGFFTKKNDPKNELKKIDSHDTLNDNINSHTNSSSNNMMNVEVLPYKGLNIYIYNNKIIVRKNDKKNLFYFFNVNYEELKEKLKVMYNQYVNLENDFITISELKGVDTWTYDNPIFVKKNIFFSIWNYLYIDILCKDKKLGAQTCKLGCSMKNPLHILDNNNNNNYNYNCNYNFYDIFSEEKQNNMKTYVNKINEHIDYILNLLKNYQNNKTSNKEESYNVLVSMLNKICDEYIDVIINNIDSLSSHLNNKNINIKENIKTFDDTLQFVSHMKKILCDIKDKIKRINTNNINVNVKNIERNKNNSDTIKKCNNKDQREPYISNILFMLDNIKKEIENIKKNILVYIDKNNLDVNTYTNNITLKELVESIEILFNVNIETVCAHDKIIYSKFAIPSFKLYNNKYLYDILFDLFKKDKKYEGEELPRTFILSIFANDKVTNEEVALPDVQVNIHYHADD, translated from the coding sequence atgaATATTTTGTGCATCCACATTTACTCCTTCATTGCTTGTCTTTTATTATGTCATATAAATCAGGTATTTACACTTAAAgtgttaaattataataacattaactttcataaaaataattctttctCTATCCCtttatataacaatttatttccacaagaaaaaaaaaaaaaaaggaacgttttattacatatatataaaccaaAGGGAGGTGTATTTAATGAGCGTTCCAATTATTCTGGTGCAAATGTTAAGTTAAATAAAATCAATAGAAATATAACAAGAAGAATTGCGAATATTCAAAATGTATTAAGAAAAGAAGAACAAAAAGAAagacatattataaatgataagaaAGAATCAAATAATGAAGAGTCTATAAATAAGggagaaaaaaatgtaattaaaaaagaaaatgttgataattttttgtatgaAGGAGATAATAAAGAGGAAGATGTATTTAATTCAAATGTGAATATtttagaaaatgaaaaaaaatatagtagacaaatatatacacatggATATAATGAAGAGAAGAAAATTAGAGGAAGTAAAATTCTTATAATTGGATTAGATGGAATTAGTTGtgaaatatgtaaaaatttaAGTTTATGTGGTGTTAGAGAAATAGgtatttatgataataatttgttaACCTACGAAGATATTGATAACctttatttatgtaataaaaaattagtaaatgaagaaataaaaagtatatcttgtatagataatatacaaatattaaatgataattgtAAAATAAAAGCTATAACTACAAATTTATATGATGATATGTTAAATTATGATATTGTCGTATCtgtaaatcaaaaaaaaaattttaatataaaattaaataattattgtagaaaaaataaaaaaaagtttatatGTGTTAATACATGTGGTTTGTTTGGTAGGGCATTTATTGATTATGGTGACTTTagttatacaaataatattgatactAATACtacatatgataatataaataataataatattaataataatgataatattaataatattaattataataataataataataattatggtgatgtatacaaaattaataaaatagaatTTCTCAATAATAATGTCATTGTGTTATCATATTTACCTTTTTATAACATTCAATTAAATGAAGGTGATAATGTTATATTAcacttaaataataatgcaggaaaaaatttacaattaaataattttattattgatcgtatatgtagaaaaaatcataaaatatatttatccatttcaataaataaatttaataattcaaattttaaaatatttaatcatGCTTTTCTTCCATCATTCTTTACTAATTggttatttccttttttcttcaattcttttttatacacatttattttgaatttattatcatatgtattcaaatttaataaaaaaaaaaaattcttatataattattattcacatttttattatgttaaaaattttgttcaggaaaataaattaaattattccATCAGCTTGATAAAATTACCTGAACAGTTCAggttaaaatatttaagttTAGAGGAACATATGgaaaaacgaaaaaaaaaaaaaaaaaaaaaatatggctatatattatatagatatataataaagaataaattaaaattcataaaagaaaaaataagatatttaataatatatatatatagaaaattatatggaataagaaaaaaagcgtatgaatataaagatatGGATGACTTAAAAGATGATTTAAAAGATGACTTAAAAGATGAATTAAAAGATGAAGAAATATGTTTTATGatatatgatgaaataaTGAAAGATAAGAAGAATAAAGAATTATcagatgatgatataaagaaatttacatatttatgtaagaaagaaaagaaagatataagtaatgaaataataaatcaatTTTGTTCGTGTGCACATATTGAATTATctcctttttcatttttctggGGTGCCTTAATATCACAACAAATATTGAAAGGCATAACACATAAATTTAAACCTATACATCAGATGTTTTATTATGATAGAAGAgatttatttcctttttctaatatatcaaaaatgtATTATGGAAAGCATATGCAtgaaaagaatttttttggAAAAGAATATCAtgatttcttaaaaaaattaaatattttattgattGGATCAGGTGCCTTGGGTTGTGAATTTTTAAAACTTTTGGCAATATCAGGTGTTTCATCaaatatggataataaaaaagaaaatcaaatatataataataataataataataataataataataataataaatataaaaaaagtcaagattttaaaaaaataaagaatgatGACAAATTAGATAATACTTccaatttattatatacaaacaaaaataatacaaatacatCTGTTCCTATGAATATTATTCCAGAAAAAAATCATGGTgtattacaaaatataaagaacaaTATATCAGGATGTGTTCAGGTTGTTGATTATGATTACATTGAAGAATCTAATTTGTCTAgacaatttttatttagaacaaaagatattaataaattaaaatgtgAAATAGCTTGTGAAAAtatcaaaatgataaatgaagatataaattgtgactttttaaaaatgaaagttGATGAAACtatttttgataataaaGATTTGTTATTAAAAGGATACTCTATttttagaaataaaaataataagatagatcaaaaagaagaagaaaaaaaaaaaaatatattatatttacaagAGAATCCACTTATATGCATTTTATGTctagataatttaaaaagtCGTATATTAATGGataaattttgtttattaaatTCAATACCACTAATAGAATCTGGAATCGAAGGATTAAAAGCAAGTAGCCAAATTGTGTATCCTTTTTGTAGTGAAACATATTCTAGTGATAGTAATAATACATCATCTAGTAATTtatatgatgatgaaaagaGTAATTCATGCACGATAACATCGTTTCCAAGAAAtcataaacatataattgAATTTGCTAAgagtgtatataataatatgttttatgaaaatgttataaaaatgaatacatttataaatgatcctttatattatctaggagaattatgtaaatatgaaaatatttcagatactaataatttattacatttttttaaactaaccaaattattttttcataataatttacatagtaatatagaaatattatggaataatatttttgttcagaatattttaaacttattaaaaaatagtaaagaagaagaaatagTACAATATTTTGAtagtttaaataaattacctgaaccaatatattttaatcataataataaatatcatgttaatttttttaaatatgcaatgaagaattataaaaaggtttttaaaaaaattatgaaaattaaaaaagagaTGATCcaagatatattttattataaaaaagaagatattcTTAATCTTATAGAAAAAAGTGATCCATCTAAGtcatttgaaaatattataacaacATTGAttgagaaaaataatatacatatggaTGTgagaaaaattttttattttctcgatgtaataaaaaaaaatgcaaaTATGCAagtatatgaattattaaaaaaagaattactTGAATTATTTAACAACCCTGTCTTTTTGTTATCattaaaatatgtacataataaaaagttGGCTCGAAATATAATGAATGAAAACACAAGGTCAGATACAACATTGAATTCAAAAAGTGATATGGATCTTGATGatacaataaaaaagatggatgttaatattattaatagggATGAAACAATACAAATGAATAACCCCACCAAAAAAAACATCATCAAAAATTacagtaataataaaagtaatgaTGTTAATGTCGATGTAGATGTTGATGTAGATGTCGATCTTTTTTGTCCACTTATTTACAATTTACAGAATAATAAGgatgatataaattttatttatagttTAAGCAACATAAGATGTGAAAATTATCatttcaaaaaattaaatatatttgactTTTTAAGGATAAGCAATAATATCATTCCATCTATTGTTACTATCGTTTCTATGATATCATCTTTGACCTTCTTAGAAATGTATAAGGTAGTATTTTTCTtacttaataaaaataaaaaattaaaaaatgatatatccacatcatataaacaaaaatgtaataataaggaGGAAAGCATATCACAGGGGTttttcacaaaaaaaaatgatcctaaaaatgaattaaaaaaaatagattcACATGATACATTAAATGACAATATTAATAGTCATACTAACAGTAGCagtaataatatgatgaaCGTAGAAGTGTTACCATATAAAggattaaatatatatatatataacaacaaaataattgtgagaaaaaatgataagaaaaatttattttatttttttaatgttaattatgaagaattaaaagaaaaattaaaagtaaTGTATAATCAATATGTAAATTTAGAAAATGATTTTATAACAATATCTGAATTAAAAGGTGTAGATACATGGACATATGACAATCCTATATttgtaaagaaaaatattttcttttctatctggaattatttatatatagatatattatgtaaGGATAAAAAGTTGGGAGCACAAACGTGTAAACTAGGATGTTCTATGAAAAATCCTTTACATATactagataataataataataataattataattataattgtaattataatttttatgatatattttcagaagaaaaacaaaataatatgaagacatatgtaaataaaataaatgaacacattgattatatattgaatttATTGAAAAATTATCAAAACAATAAAACGTCTAATAAAGAAGAATCATATAATGTACTTGTTAGTatgttaaataaaatttgtgatgaatatattgatgtaatcataaataatattgacTCACTATCTtctcatttaaataataaaaatataaatattaaagaaaatataaaaacgtTTGATGACACGCTTCAATTTGTGTCACATATGAAGAAAATCTTGTgtgatataaaagataaaataaaacgtataaacacaaataatataaatgtaaatgtaaaaaatattgagcgtaataaaaataatagtgatactataaaaaaatgtaataataaggaTCAAAGAGAACCATATATTAGTAACATCCTGTTCATGttagataatattaaaaaagaaatcgaaaatataaaaaaaaatattcttgtatatattgataaaaataatttagatgttaatacatatacaaataatattacattaaAAGAATTAGTAGAATCTATTGAAATTCTTTTTAATGTAAATATTGAAACTGTTTGTGCCCATgacaaaattatttattctaAGTTTGCTATTCCTTCATTTAAACTttataacaataaatatttatatgatattctttttgatttatttaagAAAGATAAAAAGTATGAAGGAGAGGAATTACCTCGAACGTTTATTCTAAGCATATTTGCAAACGATAAGGTGACAAATGAGGAGGTGGCTCTTCCTGATGTACAGGTTAATATTCATTACCATGCAGATGActga
- a CDS encoding transmembrane protein Tmp21 homologue, putative, producing MNKIIWLCLVLIFEIIGYNGLEVYIKMKGKKLKCIKERINKDTLVISKFKTNHKNALVSLYIYDVDVNEKNFHTQPKLPIFETVNKHDIKTAFTTFYSSSYSFCAYNNSDKLIEVYFEIKYGTEARDYAQVAKTEHLNQGTLYLKQILDQMNIFHVNLKRIRSDEEKEKHAHDKLNDTLLWFSFINIIIIVIAAIVQDFYFKKFFTSKKII from the coding sequence atgaataaaataatttggtTGTGCCTTGTTCTAATATTTGAAATAATAGGATATAATGGTTTagaagtatatataaaaatgaaaggaaagaaattaaaatgtataaaagaaagaataaataaagatacaTTAGTTATTAGTAAATTCAAAACAAATCATAAAAATGCTCTAGTAtccttatatatttatgatgttgatgtgaatgaaaaaaatttccATACACAACCTAAATTACCTATATTTGAAACTGTAAATAAACATGATATAAAAACAGCATTTACAACATTCTATTCATCATCATATTCTTTTTGTGCTTACAATAATTCAGATAAACTTATAGAAGTTTATTTTGAAATCAAATATGGAACTGAAGCTAGAGATTATGCACAGGTAGCTAAAACAGAACATTTAAATCAAGGTACgttatatttaaaacaaatattagatcaaatgaatattttcCATGTTAATCTTAAAAGAATAAGATcagatgaagaaaaagaaaaacatgcTCATGATAAATTGAATGATACATTATTGTGGTTCTcttttatcaatattattattattgtcataGCTGCCATTGTTCAggatttttatttcaaaaaatttttcacctcaaaaaaaattatataa
- a CDS encoding U3 snoRNA-associated small subunit rRNA processing associated protein, putative: MNCSAFENNADEDTWKGDIINSNTKEGISKDLLNKNIDEKKISVNLRDFNFYEIEKKELTYIEISPCKSYMSICDSFCNIYIYKILINDFLFLSKLDIYSTSTTIIKSIIWIKKKKKEKTKNFNFSNIDINDYILGISTLCGNIIFYDINCKNIIYKIITNASISSCKLNNSLEYFGICNLNGYFYLFNIYKNEEGKIYNCFDKFYDTYVNNNKYGMNNNMQYITNKRIRLSTDIGHLAVQNDEHANISICNNKNDDNNNTNDDNNNNNDDNNNKNDDNYNNNDDDNNYDDHGDDQDLSNISHHITTGNPNNMNHMNDSFIDQNDIFNIYIKNKFKCKEKLVCLYFVDQLKKRSYLLEKMNERIRRKEEQKKIMKKRKSINEEMNGGNYEDKDGDGGGDDDEDDDEDDDEDDDEDDDNDNNDDNNNDYNDNNDDNNGDIHNDISLHIRKDPSHEQNNLKKNERKLKSHIKTIEQSFYNYNHYVLLGSDNSRIYKYNLSNNKYIGEFVSMNKNCIIWDIIYIYKTDEVICVDNNGSLIIFDNMNYSIKYHFNNHNYKCISVSKSLNEDYLFSAGVDRHIIKYTLRNVGKNFKINNNFYKNGNYNNQHNNNHNIISNYNDENYNDDINHSINEKTNLIHNTNNPKELFFYNKIKKSRKTNKKWYFICKQSAHIADIKKMIIFNNNYILTISDDLTFCFYRIDNNRKIYYSIRNIVTNTSMLHFSSNLKNILCVYSKQINIYYNHNNNNNNYYYNIENSMDEKKEAYEKDKSNNNNNKKKIESTNMSFIETSNYKHIANITFEKNEFINICKTNKKFNKIACLTNKKFSIYNFNMTNMKIYNYDLSKLNFFRVYDFDFINNDTLIVSMIRLNCDHMANTINSNNTSGDINHSNMNNYINIDQLQMRDDYIVKGRNNETNNIWSNNKNNNNNNNNNNKYFKNKYFNDNYYNINKNLYMYQKHFSYHLVIYNIKKKKIKEELKVNNILYNFKRYNQKQLIVCSDFMKNIYIFFKTSKKSFLKNCVILNEYNLLQNKNNFIWLFYIVVEHFLFIVTLNNSIFIYTLDFNMKKIYFLKMTSIKQFHFNCFNEILLLNLNNEYKETREDDTSSETEEKVNKDQLNLESTMDLPCSKNKNMHNDNNKDNTSKNEKHLTEYTNDLTKNNHPGNLKYNYCLILKSLNKLELVSLNIFDDSHIEIKVSNAEHLLKYNNNTFNQYYISSLNFKYNFLNIKQMYFQDKNIYTMIKNELKKTNTENNEHMLNDKEDNTCSSYEQHQKNYQHTNNKNIHYDVINLSFKKFIELKKKNIINVHFIYTSENNIIVFICVPKNIDNTLIHVADTKKYTMSM; encoded by the coding sequence ATGAATTGCTCGGCTTTTGAAAATAATGCAGATGAAGATACATGGAAAGGGGATATTATAAATAGTAATACAAAAGAAGGAATATCAAAAGatttattaaacaaaaatattgatgaaaagaaaataagtGTAAACTTACGagattttaatttttatgaaattgaaaagaaagaattaacatatatagaaatatctCCATGTAAAAGTTATATGAGTATATGTGATtcattttgtaatatatatatttataaaatattaataaatgattttttatttttatcaaaattagatatatatagtacAAGCACAACAATTATAAAATCTATAATAtggataaagaaaaagaaaaaagagaaaacaaaaaattttaatttttctaatatcgatataaatgattatatcTTAGGTATATCAACCTTATGTgggaatataattttttatgatattaattgtaaaaacattatatacaaaataataacaaatgcAAGTATAAGTAGttgtaaattaaataatagttTAGAATATTTTGGAATATGTAATTTAAAtggatatttttatttattcaatatatataaaaatgaagaaggtaaaatatataactgtTTTGACAAATTTTATGATACATatgtgaataataataaatatggaatgaataataatatgcaaTATATTACCAATAAGAGGATAAGACTTTCTACAGATATAGGTCATTTGGCAGTCCAAAATGATGAACATgcaaatatatcaatatgtaataataaaaatgatgataataataatacaaatgatgataataataataataatgatgataataataataaaaatgatgataattataataataatgatgatgataataattatgatgatcaTGGGGATGATCAAGATTTATCAAACATAAGTCATCATATAACAACAGGCAATCCTAACAATATGAATCATATGAATGATTCTTTTATAGaccaaaatgatatattcaacatttatataaaaaataaatttaagtGTAAAGAAAAATTGGTATGCTTATATTTTGTGGATCAGCTAAAAAAAAGAAGCTACTTGCTGGAGAAAATGAATGAGCGAATTAGAAGAAAAGAAgaacagaaaaaaataatgaagaagagGAAATCTATCAATGAGGAGATGAATGGAGGTAACTATGAAGATAAAGATGGTGATGGAGGTggagatgatgatgaagatgatgatgaagatgatgatgaagatgatgatgaagatgatgataatgataataatgatgataataataatgattataatgataataatgatgataataatggtgATATCCATAACGACATATCTTTACATATACGTAAAGACCCTTCacatgaacaaaataatttaaaaaaaaacgaaagaaaattaaaaagtcatataaaaacaattgaacaatcattttataattataaccattatgttttattagGTAGTGATAATtcaagaatatataaatacaatttatcaaataataaatatataggtGAATTTGTAagtatgaataaaaattgtattatatgggatattatatatatatataaaacagaTGAAGTTATATGTGTAGATAATAACGGGTCgttaataatatttgataatatgaattattctataaaatatcattttaataatcataattataaatgtatatcaGTATCAAAATCATTAAATGAAGATTATCTTTTTTCAGCAGGTGTGGATCgtcatattataaaatatactttAAGAAATGTAggtaaaaattttaaaataaataataatttttataaaaacggGAATTATAATAACCAACATAATAAcaatcataatattatttctaattataatgatgagaattataatgatgatataaatcaTTCTATAAATGAAAAGACTAATTTAATACACAATACAAATAATccaaaagaattatttttttataataaaataaaaaaatctagaaaaacaaataaaaaatggtaTTTCATATGCAAACAATCAGCACATATTGCtgatataaagaaaatgataatatttaataataattatatattaaccaTCAGTGATGATCtaacattttgtttttatagaattgataataatagaaaaatttattattccaTACGAAATATTGTAACTAATACAAGTATGTTACATTTTTCTTCTaatcttaaaaatattttatgtgtatattcaaaacaaattaatatatattataatcataataataataataataattattattataacatagAGAATAGTATGGATGAGAAAAAAGAAGCatatgaaaaagataaatcaaataataataataataaaaaaaaaatagaatctACTAATATGTCTTTTATAGAAACATctaattataaacatattgcAAATATTacttttgaaaaaaatgaatttataaatatctgtaaaacaaataaaaaatttaataaaatagcTTGTCTGAccaataaaaaatttagtatatataattttaatatgactaatatgaaaatatataattatgatttaTCTAAGTTAAACTTTTTTAGGGTTTATGATTttgattttataaataacgATACATTGATTGTATCAATGATAAGATTAAATTGTGATCATATGGCAAACACTATTAATTCGAATAATACATCAGGTGATATAAATCAtagtaatatgaataattatataaatattgatcAGCTACAAATGAGAGATGATTATATAGTTAAAGGAAGGAATAATGAGACAAATAATATTTGGtccaataataaaaataataataataataataataataataacaaatattttaaaaataaatattttaatgataattattataatattaataaaaatttatacatgTACCAAAAACATTTTAGTTATCATCTagttatttataatatcaaaaagaaaaaaattaaagaagaattaaaagtaaacaatattctttataatttcaAACGATATAATCAGAAACAATTAATTGTATGTTCTgattttatgaaaaatatctatatattttttaaaacttcaaaaaaaagttttttaaaaaattgtgtcatattaaatgaatataatttattacaaaataaaaataactttATTTGGTTATTCTACATTGTTGTGGAACACTTCCTTTTTATTGTTACATTGAAtaattctatatttatatataccctCGATTtcaatatgaagaaaatatattttttaaaaatgaccAGTATCAAACAGTTTCATTTTAATTGCTTTAACGAAATATTACTCTtgaatttaaataatgaatataaagaaaCACGTGAAGACGACACTTCTTCTGAGACAGAAGAAAAGGTTAATAAGGATCAATTAAATTTAGAAAGTACTATGGATCTACCATGTagtaagaataaaaatatgcacaatgataataataaagacaatacttcaaaaaatgaaaaacatTTAACAGAATATACAAACGATCTTACAAAAAATAACCATCCTggaaatttaaaatataactaCTGCTTGATCTTAAAAAGTTTGAATAAACTCGAATTAGTTTCATTGAACATATTTGATGATTCacatatagaaataaaagtATCGAATGCAgaacatttattaaaatataataataatactttcaatcaatattatatatcctcattaaattttaaatataattttttaaatattaaacaaaTGTATTTtcaagataaaaatatttatacaatgataaaaaatgaattaaaaaaaacaaatacagAAAATAATGAACACATGTTAAATGATAAGGAAGATAATACATGTTCTTCCTATGAACAACACCAAAAGAATTATCaacatacaaataataaaaatattcattatgATGTTATTAATCTTTCattcaaaaaatttattgaattaaaaaaaaaaaacataattaatgttcattttatatatactagtgaaaataatattattgtattCATATGTGTGCCTAAAAATATAGACAACACGTTAATACATGTAGCAGACacgaaaaaatatacaatgtCTATGTGA
- a CDS encoding histone H3-like centromeric protein CSE4 encodes MVRTKKNIPNHNPLNAFNKDKPFKTNKTLPNKTVHHGIGSKTTNMTRPSVNRGSINGVSQKNLNRTHIRKPHRYRPGVLALKEIRAYQASTQLLIPKIPFVRVVKEITRLYELPDEHFRYTPEALLALQTASEAYLVSLFEDAYLCSLHANRVTLMPKDIHLARRIRGRD; translated from the coding sequence atggtaagaacaaaaaagaatataccAAATCATAACCCATTAAATGCATTTAATAAGGACAAGCCATttaaaacaaacaaaacaTTACCAAATAAAACAGTACATCATGGAATTGGTTCCAAGACTACTAATATGACCAGACCGAGTGTAAATAGAGGAAGTATAAATGGGGTTTCACAAAAAAATTTGAACAGGACACATATAAGGAAACCCCATAGATACAGACCAGGTGTGTTAGCgttaaaagaaataagagCATATCAAGCATCGACTCAATTATTAATACCTAAAATTCCATTTGTTCGAGTAGTAAAAGAAATTACAAGATTATATGAATTACCAGATGAGCATTTTCGTTATACACCTGAAGCATTACTAGCTTTACAAACAGCATCAGAAGCTTATTTGGTTAGTTTATTTGAGGATGCCTATTTATGTTCATTACATGCAAACAGAGTAACACTTATGCCCAAGGATATTCATTTAGCTAGAAGAATACGTGGAAGAGACTAA